The genomic region TGCCATTGATGGGTAAGGCCGGCGGAGGACTTCTTGTGGCAACTGATGCAGGCTTCGCCCTCTTCCAGTCCCCAATTGCTTGAATCCAATGAAACCTTGTCTGCAAAACTTATGTTGATTGCCCCCAACCATAGTGGAAAGGCGAAAAGTAGTAGATGAAGGTACCATTTGGTTATCCTGACATTGCGCATGCCCATCCTCCTTATGTGTTTGATTCTTGATTTAGATCAATAAAAATTCGTGAATTATAAAATGTCACAAGATCAAGAATGCTGAAAATGAAATCCAAACAGAGTGAGTGCCGACTGTTGAGCCCGTTATTAAAAGGGTAATCACACTGCCTGGTGAATTTGTTATTTATTTTTCGAATTTAAAGACTGCGCTATTTTTTGTGTTAATTCAATATTCATAACAATAAAAAAGTTCAACATCACCTGAGAATGTTCATGCGCCATAAAGTGAGGCATATGACTTATAGGTAATTCCCCCAATAGACAGAAGACTCATATTTTGTGCAATATTCGGCTCGCAAATTCAGCTTATTTAAGGGGGCGGGTCGAGTGCATAACAAAACCAAAAAGATTCTGGTATTAAGTGTTCTGATTGGGTGGTTCGGGCAGATTGCAGGAGTGGCTGCTGAGCCGCTACACCGAATTTCATCGGAAACCTGTAAAAGCTGCCATAAAGAGATCTATAAGCAGTGGAAGGGTTCCATGCATGCCAACAGCACTGCTTTGAAGGACCCAATTCACGGTACCTTTTATCGCAAAGTAGTTGGCGACCCTACAAAAGAAGGTGTTAAGAAAAAAGGCAAATACCCAGTTTGTCTGCAATGCCACGCACCAAATGCTGCCAGAGACAAAATGACAAAACTCGATGCCAAGCCCGCCTATAGCGAGGGCGTGAACTGTGTCGGCTGCCATCTTCTGGAGAAGTACAATGGTATCCAAGGCAAAAACGGCAAGTTGATGCTGGGCATGAAGTCATACAAGTCATCTGATCAATTGCAGGGTCCTCAAGGTTTTAATCGCGGCCTTGAAAAGTTGACCGCTTCAAATGACGTATTCGGCGGCGCCAATGGGGGTGACGACTCCAAACCAAATCCACATCTTGGCAGTGCTGTAACGCTGGATGGCAAGGAGGTGCCCTCCATGCCGATGAAAGCCAATGCATCGCTCATGAAGTCCAACGAAGCTTGTATGGGTTGTCATGATCAACGTAACAACCCGCATGGCGTACCGCTATGTGCCACAGGTAATGAATATGTAGATAGCCAGAGTGATGTGACCTGTCAATATTGCCATATGCCAATGGTCGGAAATCTTGCTGATCACAGCATGGGAGGCGGGCACCATAAAGGTATGCTGAAGCGCAGTTTGATTTTTACGCTTGATGCAGAGCCCAAGGGCGGGAAACTAATGACGACTGCAAAGTTGAAAAACCAGCAGCCACACAGTCTTCCCACAGGTGCGCCATTCAGGAATATCTACTTGAAGCTTTCCGCATACGATGCAGAAGGCAACTTGGTCTGGGAGAATGCAAAAGGACATCCGGGAAAGGCTGATCCAAAGGCTTATCTTGCATACCGACTCAAGGATGACAAAGGTGACCCGACTATCCCACCGAAAGCGACTCAGCTTGGAAAGGATTCTCGTCTCAAACCACATGAAGAGCGCACCTTCAACTATGAAATTCCTTCCAAAGGTGTAGTGCTGGTTCGAGGTGAGGTCTACTATAATCTTCTCTGGAATACACTGCAGAGTAAGTTTAAACATCTTCCAGAAGAAGTTAGAACTCCTCAGCTGATTTCTACAGCTGAAGTTACACTGTAATGCAGTAATGGGACCGGTGGTTCCATAACACGGGGGCATGGAGAGGGGAATCTCTCTATGTCCCGTGTCTCTCCTTAATTTCACATGATATTTAACCGAGATGAATCTGGTTAAGAGGCTTTCGTATTAAGGAAAGAGGAATCCTGAATGCACTCTAATTGAAACTGGGCATGATAGTTATGAACTCTCATCTAAGATCATGGATCCGCTCTCTCGGCACTCTGGTTATACTTATTGAGTTTACGTTCGGCAGTGCATATGCTGCTACGCAATCGCCTCAAAAAAAAGTTAGTACATCAACTGCCGACCACAGTAAGTTCGAAGTACTGCAGCAAGAGTTTTCCACTGCACCCGATGTTACCAAAGCCTGTCTGACCTGCCACACCGAAGCCAGCAAGCAGATTCACAAAACCACTCACTGGAACTGGAAAATCACTCACCCGGAAACCGGGCAGGTTTTGGGCAAAAAGCGAGTTGTGAACAGCTTTTGCGGCTCCATTACTACTAACTACGCGCGTTGCACCAGTTGCCATATCGGCTACGGCTGGAAGGATGACAGTTTTGATTTCTCATCAGAAGAGAATGTCGACTGTCTTGTCTGTCATGATACAACAGACACCTATAAGAAATTTCCAACGGCTGCGGGTCATCCTACCTATGTCGACAAACCTTTCCCTAAAAAAAGCAAGAAGATATGGAAAGCACCTGATTTAACTAAGGTCGCCCAGGCTGTTGGTAAGCCCCGCCGTGAAAATTGTGGTGTTTGTCACTTCTACGGCGGTGGCGGTGATGGTGTAAAACATGGTGATCTTGATTCATCCATGACCAATCCTCCCCGTACACTGGATGTTCACATGGGCGTGGATGGCCTGAACTTTGTCTGCACGGAGTGCCACAGCACGGACGGTCATGATTTAAAAGGAAGTCACTACACCTCTGTCGGGAAAGATAAACACGGTATTGATATTCCCGGGCGCGATGATCAGAGTAGGGCTTCCTGTGAATCTTGTCATGGCGATAAGCCACACGAGGAAACGGTCAACAATAAAATCAATGATCATACGAACAAGGTGGCTTGTCAGACCTGTCATATCCCGACGTATGCAAAAGGTGGCGTGCCCTCAAAGACCTGGTGGGACTGGTCGACTGCAGGACGCATGGACGACGATGGCAAGCACCTGAAGATAAAAGATGAGAATGGGTATGTGACCTATGTGACCAAAAAAGGCACCTTTGAATGGGGAGAAAATCTCGTACCGGAATACGCCTGGTTGTCAGATGAAATCCGTTACCAGGAGCTCGAAGAACGGCTTGATCCTAACAGTATAGTGCCAATCAATACGTTCAAAGGTGACTACAATGACCCCGATGCCAGAATCTGGCCCTTCAAAATCATGCGGGGAAAACAACCATACGATAAAGGCAATAACACGCTGGTTATCTCTCACCTGTTTGGTAAGGACAGAGAGGCTTATTGGAAATCGTTCAATTGGAACCGCTCCATAAAAGCAGCAATGGATGCAGCAGGTGCAGATTACAGCGGAGACTATGGCTTTATCGAAACTACCATGCACTGGCCGCTTTCACATATGGTTGCATCCAAGGAAGAAGCGTTGGGCTGTGATGAATGTCATAGTAGAAATGGACGACTAGCGGAACTTTCAGGTTTCTACATGCCGGGAAGAGATAAGAGCGATCTGTTGGACATAATTGGCTGGCTGGCTGTACTTGGAACTCTGGGTGGTGTATCGCTTCACGGTTTTGGCCGGGTCTTGTTCAGTAGAAAGAGGAGGAATGGCTGATGTCAAATGAAATGATCTATACTCGCTTTGAGCGTATCTGGCATTGGGTGCTTGCGATTCTCATTCTCCCCTTGTTACTCACAGGGTTTGAGATACATGGGGATTACACGATCTTGGGGTTTGAGCAGGCTGTAGATACGCATATCTTGTTTGCCTGGGCACTGATGGGGCTATTGGTGTTTGTCATCTTCTGGCATATGACTACAGGTGAATGGAAGCAGTACATCCCATCCAGCAAAAATAACCTGATGGCTATGCTTCGCTATTATGCAGTCGATATCTTTTTGGGTGGTGGCCATCCTTTCCATATGACGCGAACAAGCAAGCTCAATCCATTGCAGCGTTTGGCCTATCTATCACTGCATGTGGTTATCACTCCAGTAACCTGGGTCAGTGGCCTGCTTTATCTATTTTACACCTCATGGGGTGACTGGGGGCTAGAAGGATTAAGCCTCACTGTAGTTGCAATGGTTCACATGGCTGCTGCCTTCGCCATGCTTGCTTTCTTGATCGTGCATCTTTACCTGGCAATTACTACCAGTGAAAAACCGTTTGGCTATGTCAAGGCTATGATCAGCGGTTACGAGAAAAAAGAATAGGTTCTTCCTACCATTTTTTAGTCTCAAAATGATTGCGTTGGCATATTTATATGGGGAGTCTAAGAGATGTTTCGACGAGGAAAAACAAGCTATCCATGAAGTAACAAAGAATCCATTTAAAGTTTCTGTTCGGCAATTACAGAGCAGCAATGGCACACGTGATTTAACTACTTAAAAATAGAAAGGGGAGTAACTGATGAAAAAACTTGTGGCGCGGGCAATTATTCCGGCGGCGACTGTATTAACTTTGATCTCACAACCTGCATGGTCGATGGGTCTTAAATCCGATGGCAAAGATTATGGCAACCTGAATCTTTATGTTAAAGCAATGAGCATCCTCTCTGCCGAGGATAACGGCTATGATCCCGATGATGGCACTTCTTACCTGCTCAAGCTGAAATACGAAACACCATCGTGGAACAATCTGAATGTGGGTGTCGGATTCTACGCCAACGGTGATCTTTTCAGGTTAACCGACTTCGATACTGATGGGCGTCTTGCACGTGGCATGTTTGTAACAGATGACGGATCCACCAAGTCGCAACTTGGCGAGATCTATCTTAAGTACAATCGTGAAAAATTCGCTCTGGATGCCGGTCACCAGATGTATAAGACGCCGCTGACCATCATCACCTACAGTACTATGCCGAACTTCTATTCAGCCTATAGCGCCAAGACGACGGCCGTTGAAAATGCTGTGTTCGGAATCGCACAAATTACGGATATGTCTTTTGGTTCCCGGGCCATGACCGACTTTGCGCTGATTGGTGAAGGCACCAAATCAGCAGGTGCCGCAATCAAAGCGAGCACCATTGGCCAGGCCGAGTTTCACCGCATCAGCACTGCGACCTTAGGTGCAGGCGCACCCAGCACCAACGGTATAACAGTATTAAATGCCGGTTATTCAGGTATCAAGAATACTGAGCTGGGGCTATGGAACTATTACGTGGATGATATTGCCAACAATATCTATGCCCATGTCGACACTGCATTTCCAATGAAGGGCATGAAATTGAAACTGTCTGGCCAATTTCTGAACCAGAAGGAAATAGGCGATAAATTGGCAGGTGACCTGGACTTTAATCTGTTCGGTCTTAAGGCTGCG from Gammaproteobacteria bacterium (ex Lamellibrachia satsuma) harbors:
- a CDS encoding cytochrome c family protein; translation: MHNKTKKILVLSVLIGWFGQIAGVAAEPLHRISSETCKSCHKEIYKQWKGSMHANSTALKDPIHGTFYRKVVGDPTKEGVKKKGKYPVCLQCHAPNAARDKMTKLDAKPAYSEGVNCVGCHLLEKYNGIQGKNGKLMLGMKSYKSSDQLQGPQGFNRGLEKLTASNDVFGGANGGDDSKPNPHLGSAVTLDGKEVPSMPMKANASLMKSNEACMGCHDQRNNPHGVPLCATGNEYVDSQSDVTCQYCHMPMVGNLADHSMGGGHHKGMLKRSLIFTLDAEPKGGKLMTTAKLKNQQPHSLPTGAPFRNIYLKLSAYDAEGNLVWENAKGHPGKADPKAYLAYRLKDDKGDPTIPPKATQLGKDSRLKPHEERTFNYEIPSKGVVLVRGEVYYNLLWNTLQSKFKHLPEEVRTPQLISTAEVTL
- a CDS encoding tetrathionate reductase family octaheme c-type cytochrome; this encodes MNSHLRSWIRSLGTLVILIEFTFGSAYAATQSPQKKVSTSTADHSKFEVLQQEFSTAPDVTKACLTCHTEASKQIHKTTHWNWKITHPETGQVLGKKRVVNSFCGSITTNYARCTSCHIGYGWKDDSFDFSSEENVDCLVCHDTTDTYKKFPTAAGHPTYVDKPFPKKSKKIWKAPDLTKVAQAVGKPRRENCGVCHFYGGGGDGVKHGDLDSSMTNPPRTLDVHMGVDGLNFVCTECHSTDGHDLKGSHYTSVGKDKHGIDIPGRDDQSRASCESCHGDKPHEETVNNKINDHTNKVACQTCHIPTYAKGGVPSKTWWDWSTAGRMDDDGKHLKIKDENGYVTYVTKKGTFEWGENLVPEYAWLSDEIRYQELEERLDPNSIVPINTFKGDYNDPDARIWPFKIMRGKQPYDKGNNTLVISHLFGKDREAYWKSFNWNRSIKAAMDAAGADYSGDYGFIETTMHWPLSHMVASKEEALGCDECHSRNGRLAELSGFYMPGRDKSDLLDIIGWLAVLGTLGGVSLHGFGRVLFSRKRRNG
- a CDS encoding cytochrome B; translation: MMSNEMIYTRFERIWHWVLAILILPLLLTGFEIHGDYTILGFEQAVDTHILFAWALMGLLVFVIFWHMTTGEWKQYIPSSKNNLMAMLRYYAVDIFLGGGHPFHMTRTSKLNPLQRLAYLSLHVVITPVTWVSGLLYLFYTSWGDWGLEGLSLTVVAMVHMAAAFAMLAFLIVHLYLAITTSEKPFGYVKAMISGYEKKE
- a CDS encoding outer membrane porin, OprD family; translation: MKKLVARAIIPAATVLTLISQPAWSMGLKSDGKDYGNLNLYVKAMSILSAEDNGYDPDDGTSYLLKLKYETPSWNNLNVGVGFYANGDLFRLTDFDTDGRLARGMFVTDDGSTKSQLGEIYLKYNREKFALDAGHQMYKTPLTIITYSTMPNFYSAYSAKTTAVENAVFGIAQITDMSFGSRAMTDFALIGEGTKSAGAAIKASTIGQAEFHRISTATLGAGAPSTNGITVLNAGYSGIKNTELGLWNYYVDDIANNIYAHVDTAFPMKGMKLKLSGQFLNQKEIGDKLAGDLDFNLFGLKAALGNKKWSVYGAFNTSSGDTAMLNAWGGDPAYTSSIFSRNEYRENVNAYKIGGSYKILKNLIVKLNYVNYGQSETLAPRKVLGLAGLGMVAPQTDAYETDLIVVYKPQKDLMLKAFLADRTSEYNGIEGKDLTQTHFRVIASYNY